In the Fibrobacter sp. UWR3 genome, one interval contains:
- a CDS encoding lysophospholipid acyltransferase family protein → MPVLRSIMSKVFARTAGFVLRSSGWKRSTVYANLRHVYGTSYSKFYGTLICNLAHHAGELLFRFPTFKKLPREVSAYPCRIEGWDFALAEGSAPVLEKMRGGGIFLTAHFGNYEAIGPWLCRLGIPLVASYIPLRPAWLNRILDKRIRAVDGRPYGVDARTPREFLRLLGDGKLVCLLADQDSRIPSALDGEFMHRPVRNNPLPDFLLRHRPETPVYICWLEDCRGQSKTDVPGISKTIHVLHAIELPRASDTCNEASAPCDKSSKPGGVMPAFNAWLESRIKENPALWYGWTHRRFYSKNPEIYLG, encoded by the coding sequence ATGCCCGTACTCCGTTCCATCATGTCGAAAGTGTTCGCGCGAACCGCCGGTTTCGTGCTCCGCTCCAGCGGGTGGAAGCGCTCTACGGTGTACGCGAACCTGCGGCATGTCTATGGCACGAGTTACTCAAAGTTTTACGGCACGCTCATCTGCAATCTCGCGCACCACGCGGGTGAACTCCTTTTCCGGTTCCCGACATTCAAGAAGTTGCCCCGCGAAGTATCGGCGTACCCCTGCCGCATCGAGGGTTGGGACTTTGCCCTTGCGGAAGGTTCTGCACCGGTCCTCGAGAAGATGCGCGGTGGTGGTATATTCCTTACGGCGCATTTCGGGAACTACGAGGCGATTGGCCCCTGGCTCTGCCGCCTCGGAATCCCGCTGGTGGCAAGCTACATCCCGCTAAGGCCTGCCTGGCTCAACCGCATTTTGGACAAGCGAATTCGGGCCGTCGATGGTCGCCCTTACGGCGTAGATGCGCGCACCCCGCGGGAGTTCTTGCGCCTGCTGGGTGATGGGAAGTTAGTTTGTCTGCTGGCCGATCAGGATAGCCGCATCCCGAGTGCGCTCGATGGCGAGTTCATGCACAGGCCCGTGCGCAACAACCCGCTCCCGGACTTTCTGCTCCGGCACCGCCCCGAGACGCCCGTGTATATCTGCTGGCTGGAGGATTGCCGCGGACAGTCTAAAACGGACGTTCCCGGCATCTCGAAAACAATTCACGTGCTCCATGCGATTGAACTGCCGCGCGCATCCGACACTTGCAATGAAGCTTCCGCTCCCTGCGATAAAAGCTCAAAGCCCGGCGGTGTCATGCCCGCCTTCAACGCCTGGCTCGAATCCCGCATAAAAGAAAATCCAGCCCTCTGGTACGGCTGGACTCATCGCAGGTTCTATTCTAAAAATCCCGAAATCTACTTGGGCTGA
- the cysK gene encoding cysteine synthase A, which yields MAIFNSILETIGNTPLVRINKLNKGDAEVYVKLESFNPLGSAKDRVAFNMIERAEKEGKLKPGALIIEPTSGNTGVGLAYVGAVKGYKVVLTMPDSMSVERQMLLKALGAEVVLTEGAKGMAGCIEKANEIAAQNPGSFIPQQFENPANPEAHYLTTGPEIWNDTEGNVDVFIATAGTGGTVSGTAKYLKEKNPNVYVIAIEPDDSPMISKGVAGPHKIQGIGANFIPKIYDPKVVDEVYLTSTEKAGNAARAAASEEGIFVGISSGAALECALTVAKRPEFKGKRIVALLPDTGERYLSTWLWTEK from the coding sequence ATGGCAATTTTCAATAGCATTCTCGAAACTATCGGCAACACGCCACTCGTACGCATCAACAAGTTGAACAAGGGCGACGCCGAAGTCTACGTAAAACTCGAAAGTTTCAACCCGCTCGGCAGCGCGAAAGACCGCGTGGCGTTCAACATGATTGAGCGCGCCGAAAAGGAAGGCAAGCTCAAGCCGGGCGCGCTCATCATCGAGCCGACCAGCGGCAATACGGGCGTCGGACTCGCCTACGTGGGTGCGGTAAAGGGCTACAAGGTGGTGCTCACGATGCCCGATTCCATGAGCGTCGAGCGCCAGATGCTCCTGAAGGCGCTCGGGGCCGAGGTCGTGCTGACCGAAGGCGCGAAGGGCATGGCGGGCTGCATCGAGAAGGCGAACGAGATTGCGGCGCAGAACCCGGGAAGTTTCATTCCGCAGCAGTTCGAGAATCCGGCGAACCCGGAGGCGCACTACCTCACGACGGGTCCCGAAATCTGGAACGATACCGAGGGCAACGTAGACGTGTTTATCGCGACGGCGGGCACGGGCGGAACCGTAAGCGGTACGGCGAAGTACCTCAAGGAAAAGAACCCGAACGTTTATGTAATCGCCATCGAGCCCGATGACTCCCCGATGATTAGCAAGGGTGTAGCGGGTCCGCACAAGATACAGGGAATCGGTGCGAACTTTATCCCGAAAATCTACGACCCGAAGGTGGTCGACGAGGTGTACCTCACCAGCACGGAGAAGGCCGGGAACGCGGCCCGAGCGGCAGCAAGCGAAGAAGGCATCTTCGTCGGGATTTCGTCCGGAGCGGCTCTGGAATGCGCGTTGACGGTTGCGAAGCGCCCCGAATTCAAGGGCAAGCGAATCGTCGCGCTCCTCCCCGATACGGGCGAACGCTACCTGAGCACCTGGCTCTGGACGGAAAAGTAG
- a CDS encoding TIGR02147 family protein encodes MKPITEYKDYRKFMQDFYDERKRTGAFSWREFSKLAGFASPTYLKLVCEGKSGLSKVKMLQVSKAMGLTGYEEEYFSLLVTLAKATKDADKKATLLKLEKIAVEHKVRVVDSEAFQYYESWKYPVIRELAPMMPGAQPRKIADECKEYVSAEEVRDILAFLVKAGFLKKDGEKAYSQTEKAVIGSAEAQPIAIRAMHKEMGNMAVRAVDRYSASERYFTGMTIGVNESNYARIVAEIDACAKKIAAIANEGGKLDQVYGLNFQLFPFTNKIEGVNHA; translated from the coding sequence ATGAAACCGATAACCGAATACAAGGACTACCGCAAGTTCATGCAGGACTTCTACGACGAGCGCAAGCGCACGGGCGCGTTCTCGTGGAGGGAATTCTCGAAACTTGCGGGGTTTGCATCCCCCACCTACCTCAAGCTGGTATGCGAAGGCAAGAGTGGCCTGAGCAAGGTCAAGATGTTGCAGGTTTCCAAGGCGATGGGGCTCACCGGTTACGAGGAGGAATACTTCTCGCTGCTCGTGACACTTGCCAAGGCAACCAAGGATGCCGACAAGAAGGCAACGCTGCTCAAACTGGAAAAGATTGCAGTCGAGCACAAGGTGCGCGTTGTCGATAGCGAAGCCTTCCAGTATTACGAATCCTGGAAGTACCCGGTAATTCGCGAACTTGCGCCAATGATGCCGGGAGCACAGCCGCGAAAGATTGCCGACGAGTGCAAGGAATATGTTTCCGCCGAAGAAGTCCGCGACATCCTCGCCTTCCTGGTGAAAGCAGGGTTCCTGAAGAAGGACGGCGAGAAGGCCTATTCACAGACCGAGAAGGCTGTCATCGGTTCGGCAGAAGCGCAACCTATTGCCATCCGCGCCATGCACAAGGAAATGGGCAATATGGCCGTGCGTGCGGTAGACCGCTACAGCGCAAGCGAGCGGTACTTTACCGGAATGACCATCGGCGTGAACGAATCCAACTATGCACGCATCGTCGCCGAAATCGATGCCTGCGCCAAGAAAATCGCCGCCATCGCAAACGAGGGCGGCAAACTGGACCAGGTCTATGGCCTGAACTTTCAACTTTTCCCGTTTACAAACAAGATAGAAGGAGTGAACCATGCTTAA
- a CDS encoding Tex family protein → MDFSAIIAEELKLEVWRVAKALELMDQGGTVPFIARYRKDQTGSLNEIELRDISHRRDYLQELADRKETVLKSIEEQGKLTPELKAQIEACKDKTLLEDIYAPYKPKKRTRATIAKELGLEPLARLMWAQENTGNTAEEIARIYLSEEKGLADPKAALKGAADILAEEVADNTEFRQYLRAKMEKTGVMVSKVKKDFEKQETKFKDYYDFSEPVSKIPSHRMLALRRGEKEKVLRLTIEVPNDEMVGYLKTQIIKGETTWTPYLEAMCQDAWERLLQPSMESEVRLMLKDAAEEEAFKVFSKNLQDVLLAAPAGHKAVLALDPGFRTGCKVAVLDENGKFMDHGIIKPHEPWNDKAGAAVYLMQLIDKYKIDLIAIGNGTASRETDAFCGEMALKFKGKVPPRVIVSEAGASVYSASMIAIQEFPKEDVTTRGAISIGRRLQDPLAELVKVDPQSIGVGQYQHDVNQRELKKRLDEVVESCVNMVGVDVNSASAPLLAHVAGLSNTLSEAIVKYREENGAFASREDLKKVKGFGPKAFEQAAGFMRIPGAENPLDDSAVHPENYALVEQMAEKVGVPVKDIVGNAEAVKAIKVDEFLSDEVGKATLDDIVKELQKPSRDPRKEFRYAKFDDRIKTINDLVTGSWMEGVVTNVANFGAFVDIGVHQDGLVHISEISDKYVTDAKEVLTVGDVVKVRVVAVDANQKRISLSMKQESTDGVAGAGVTGPRGQRVGGSRGNFGGRGRDGARGNARPQGGIQGHATIADLKNKIAGKDRPGFAPKKNVVAQPPKMSALLKQMKRGR, encoded by the coding sequence ATGGATTTTTCCGCAATTATTGCCGAAGAACTGAAGCTCGAAGTATGGCGCGTCGCTAAGGCGCTTGAACTCATGGACCAGGGGGGCACGGTCCCCTTTATCGCCCGCTACCGCAAGGACCAGACGGGTTCGCTGAACGAAATTGAACTGCGCGACATCAGCCACCGTCGCGACTATCTGCAGGAACTTGCCGACCGTAAGGAAACGGTGCTCAAGAGCATCGAGGAACAGGGCAAGCTCACTCCCGAACTCAAGGCCCAGATCGAGGCCTGCAAGGACAAGACTCTCCTCGAAGATATTTACGCCCCGTACAAGCCCAAGAAGCGCACCCGCGCGACCATCGCGAAGGAACTCGGTCTTGAACCGCTGGCTCGCCTGATGTGGGCACAGGAAAATACCGGCAACACCGCCGAAGAAATCGCCCGCATCTACCTCTCCGAGGAGAAGGGCCTTGCCGACCCGAAGGCCGCCCTCAAGGGTGCCGCCGACATTCTCGCCGAAGAGGTTGCCGACAATACCGAATTCCGCCAGTACCTCCGTGCCAAGATGGAAAAGACCGGCGTGATGGTTTCCAAGGTCAAGAAGGATTTCGAGAAGCAGGAGACAAAGTTCAAGGACTATTACGACTTCAGCGAGCCGGTCAGCAAGATTCCGAGCCACCGCATGCTTGCGCTCCGCCGTGGCGAAAAGGAGAAGGTGCTGCGCCTCACCATCGAAGTGCCGAACGACGAAATGGTCGGCTACCTCAAGACCCAGATTATCAAGGGCGAAACGACCTGGACTCCGTACCTGGAGGCCATGTGCCAGGACGCCTGGGAACGCCTGCTGCAGCCGAGCATGGAAAGCGAAGTGCGCCTGATGCTCAAGGACGCCGCCGAAGAGGAAGCCTTCAAGGTGTTCAGCAAGAACCTGCAAGACGTTCTGCTTGCCGCCCCTGCCGGTCACAAGGCCGTGCTCGCTCTCGACCCGGGTTTCCGTACGGGCTGCAAGGTGGCTGTGCTCGACGAAAACGGCAAGTTCATGGATCATGGCATTATCAAGCCGCATGAACCGTGGAACGACAAGGCCGGTGCCGCTGTGTACCTGATGCAGCTCATCGACAAGTACAAGATTGACCTCATCGCCATTGGTAACGGAACCGCGAGCCGCGAAACCGACGCCTTCTGTGGCGAGATGGCCCTCAAGTTCAAGGGCAAGGTTCCGCCGCGCGTTATCGTGAGCGAGGCCGGCGCTTCCGTTTACAGCGCAAGCATGATTGCCATCCAGGAATTCCCGAAGGAAGACGTGACGACCCGCGGCGCGATTTCGATTGGCCGCCGCCTGCAGGACCCGCTTGCCGAACTCGTGAAGGTAGACCCGCAGTCTATCGGCGTGGGCCAGTACCAGCACGACGTGAACCAGCGCGAACTCAAGAAACGCCTCGACGAAGTGGTGGAAAGCTGCGTGAACATGGTGGGTGTGGACGTGAACAGCGCTTCCGCTCCGCTCCTTGCCCATGTGGCGGGCCTCAGCAATACGCTTTCGGAAGCCATCGTGAAGTACCGCGAAGAGAACGGCGCGTTTGCCAGCCGTGAAGACCTGAAGAAGGTGAAGGGCTTCGGTCCGAAGGCCTTCGAGCAGGCGGCGGGCTTCATGCGCATCCCGGGTGCCGAAAACCCGCTGGATGATTCCGCGGTGCACCCCGAAAACTACGCCCTCGTGGAACAGATGGCCGAGAAGGTGGGTGTTCCGGTGAAGGATATCGTGGGCAATGCCGAAGCGGTGAAGGCTATCAAGGTCGATGAGTTCCTCTCCGACGAGGTGGGTAAGGCTACCCTCGACGATATCGTGAAGGAACTGCAGAAGCCGAGCCGCGACCCGCGTAAGGAATTCCGTTATGCGAAATTCGATGACCGCATCAAGACCATCAACGACCTCGTTACGGGCAGCTGGATGGAAGGCGTGGTCACGAACGTGGCGAACTTCGGCGCGTTCGTGGACATTGGCGTTCACCAGGATGGCCTCGTGCATATTTCTGAAATCAGCGACAAGTACGTGACCGACGCGAAGGAAGTCCTGACCGTGGGCGATGTCGTGAAGGTGCGCGTTGTTGCCGTAGATGCGAACCAGAAGCGTATCAGCCTCTCGATGAAGCAGGAATCTACCGACGGTGTGGCAGGTGCGGGTGTGACTGGCCCTCGCGGCCAGCGTGTCGGCGGTTCTCGCGGGAACTTCGGTGGCCGCGGCCGCGATGGTGCTCGCGGCAATGCCCGCCCGCAGGGCGGCATCCAGGGCCATGCGACCATCGCTGACCTCAAGAACAAGATTGCGGGCAAGGATCGCCCGGGTTTTGCGCCCAAGAAGAACGTGGTTGCCCAGCCCCCGAAAATGAGCGCCCTCCTCAAGCAGATGAAGAGGGGTAGATAG